CCATAAACACCACCTCACCAGAACTTTATTTTGTCAATCAACCAGCCCATGGCTCCTCCAACGAGTTTTCCAGAGAACCACCCTGCTAGGATCACTATCCCAAGGAGTGCTCCAATTGGCCCCAAGAACTGCCTACCAAACCAGGACACTACAAATGCAATGATAATCACTATTAAATCGGCTAATTGTAGTCCAAATGGTAGCTTTATACGTGAAAGTGTCCCAAATATGTCCAGATGAGGTTCGTACTGCTTCGCAAGGGCTTCTATCTTCTGTGCTTGTTCTGCATTCCACTTCGCCTGCTCTTTTAATCCAGCAGTTGCCTTTATGGCAGCATTCAGCCAGAAGTCTCCAGCATCCTCCATCTTCCTTGCCACATTTAACCAGTTCAGGGCAAGCTGGTTATTCCTGCTCTTGACAGCTTCAAGGTATTTATCAAGTGCTTTCTCTGCCCTATCGTATGCCTCCTTAGCCCTCTTTGCATAGTACTCCCCTTCCTGGACACCAAGGCGTTGGGCCTTCACTATCAGCTCATCAGCCTGAAGTTTCTTCTTCTCAAGAGTCTGCTTTATCGTGTCAATTAATTGCTGTGCTGCCTGCAAATCTGCCTCAGTTATCTCTGTCTTGTTGGTTATTGTTGTAAGTGGTTGAACTCTCTGATCAGTTAACGCAGTATCAAAGTTTTCTTGGACAGAAACCTTTGGATTTACCATGAACCATATTGGTATCCTAACCCCATCCTCGCGCTGGAGTTCTAAGTAGGCCAGTCCAACAACAACGTAATCAACAGTCCCATTTGCTGAAGTGTACTTGACAGGGAGCCCAAGCTCATAGAACGTCTTAAAATCAGTCATTTGTGTTGCTTTAGTGTATGCCAGCTCCCAAGTTGATGAATTGAGAACCCTCATGACAAATATCCTGAAGTCGTCTGAAAACACGGGAGGCTTTCCATTGACTTTTATTAAGGGGTCGAAGTACTCTGGTACCGCCTTGAATGTGAATATCCAGTTTGCTACTGAATCCATAACGTGGACGGATGAAGCTTGGCTAACTATCACAAAGTTTGAAAGTGCTCCAAATAATCTCTGCTGATAAATCTGATACTCGTCGGCTTCTTTCAGAGCTCTAACACTCTTTGGAGCGCTTGCTACTAAGACACCATATTGGCCAAAGTCTGGAACGCCTGTAGTATGAAGGTAGGCTGAAGTGGTCTCTCCAGTAACTGAAATGTGTGTAGTCCCCTGGAAGATGTAGCACTTCTTTGATGATGAATCGTAGACATGCTTTGTTCCTCCAGCAAGCTTTTCACACTCAGTCTGGTTTTCGGCAGTCTTCCACTCCCAAAGCTCCCTCTCACCCTCCACCTCCACTCCAATCTCAAAATGAGGCACTATTGCATTCGTTAGGTTCATGTAGAGGGATTGTGAAAATGTTCCAGACTCTATCGCCTGTTTTACCTTGTATACGTAATCGTCTGGAGTCTTAAGGACAGTTCCTAGTGTGAAATCATCTCCATTCAAGAGCGGAGTCTCGTTGGAGCTCCAAGACCAAGTCCTCGACCAAATTTTTTGACCAGTTTCAGTATTGATAACATAAACAGTAACCCTCTGGAGATGTAAGTAAGCCCAATCGGGATCCTTCTTTGCGACAGTAATTCTAATCTGGACTGGAAATGCTGAGAATCCATATACCTTATCAGGACCATAAACCTGAACTTTGAGGTCACCAAGGGCACCCTTTTGCTCATAATCATAGCTTACAAAATCGCTGATCAACTGTTGGGTATATTTTGCAAGTTGCTTGTAGGCTTCCTGTTTCGCATTTTTTGATAGATTTAGCCATTTAAGGTAGTCTACCTGCTCAAGAACATCTTGAGTAGTCGCATTCTTTGTTGTAGTCTGTGTTGTTGTAGGAGACTTATCCCCACGATGAATTACATAATATGTTGTTCCTGCTCCTGCAAGGAATGAGGCCAAAAGTAGTAGTCCTATCACAATAGCAGGTATTGCCGCTTTGTTGATGAACTGTTTCTTTATAGAATAATAAGAAAAGGGGAGGTTGATATACATGGCCTCACCTCCTTAGAATCGCTATTGCTATTCCTGCAACGAGTAGGGCTCCAAGGATCCATATCCAAGTGTTTCCAGAACTGCCGCCAATTGGTAGTGAGAATTCTCCTTCTGTTATTATCACGTGGACTTTGTCTTGGTAGAGGGTGTTGTTCCCCTGCAGGACCTTCAGAGTTAGATCATATGCATCATACTGGAGGTCTCCAGGGACGGCGAATGCTAAAGTTATAGTCTTCTCTGAAAGTGGAGCAACGCTTATGCTCTTGTTCACGTCATTTGCTAAGAAACCACCGCTTAGAACAACTGTATAATATGCAGTATCATCTCCAGGGTTCTTAATAAGCACCTGAACCGAGCCTTCCCCACCCTTCTTCACGGTTACAGTGTCAGTAAGCAGCTTGATGCTTGGATTCACGGTTATTGACCATGTGGCTATCTGTCCGTTATACTGAATCTCAAGAGTATAGGATCCCTCACTCGGAATATTTATCTCAAAGTCTCTCGCTTCATAAGGCCCTAACACTGCCGACTCGCTTGAAACCTCATTCCCATCCTTATCCTTCAGAATAACTAATACCGTGAGTTGATTTCCTTCAGTCTCACTAATCCTAACCTTGTTTTTACCCACCTGCCACTCTGAGGGGAACTGAATGCTAAACGGCAGTGGAACTACCTCATACGCTACCTGCTTGCTTGTTGTGTATGTCTTTGACATGATAGCATCATTCGAGGTTATCGTTATCGTGAAAGTGTGCTGTCCAATCCCCTTCGCCTTGAACTTTATCGAGATTTGAGTGTCTCCGCTTATGTCCCCAAGGTAGTACTTCCCATTCTCGGGACTTATGACCTGCCCGTCCTTCCTTACCTCCAGGATATTACTCAGTCCAGAAATCGATAAGTAGGTGTTATAACTGGCTTCGGTGGTTATTGGGCTCAATACAAAGTTCAGCTCGTAAATCGTGTTCTCTGGCACTTTTATCTCCGAGGGGAAGTTCTTCAGTAGAAAGGCTGCAGATGAGGGATACATTTCTACTGTTATGCTTGTGTCACCCTGGACGTCTATTGTTTTAGTGACGCTCCAGTAGCCCTGCTTTTCAAATGTTAGAGTGTGAGTGCCCTTGGTGAGTTCAATGCTATCCCCGCTGTTAATTGTTCCCAAAATCTGATCTCCTTCGCGGACTGTTACTGAATTAAGGGGCTGGCCGGTGAGGGCGTCTTTTATTGAGACAGTTACTGTAAATCTTGGTGGGGAGTAGTCTATTCTTAGTATTTCTGATGATGAAACGCCTGTTAGGCCGTTTATTCCATCAATGCCATTACTGTAATCCTTATTTGAGAAGAATATCAACCTAAACTGCATCCAGCTCGATGCAGTGTAATATTGTGCTATTTCAGTATAAACAGCGACGCTCTTGTTGTTAATGTAACTCTGCCAAGTATTTACCAGAAGCTCGCCCTCTCTTAGGTGGGTAGGCTTTCCAGTTCCCTTGTAGTAGTACTCCCTATTCTGCGTATTATCCTCGTTTACATAATCATATATATTTACAACCGTCTGTCCATGATCCCAATTCGTATATGCCTTCATTCTCCAAAAGAGCTTAGCATAAGCTAACTCTATCTTATACTCCCTCTTCTGCCCGTTTTTTATTTGATAGTGCACTATGTAAACGTACTTAGCATTTTGAACATAATTTGACTGAGCTTCAATTTTCGTGAAGTAAGCATCAGCAGAAACAACTCCAGCGTCTATTAGAGTCTGTAAAACATCTCCAGCAATCTTAGCAGCCTTCCAATCAGCAGAATCAATTGTAGAGCCAGAAGGAGGTTCTTTAAACAAGTCCCACATGTCAGAGCTCTTTATGATAATATTCTGCCCATCCAGTAGCACCAACGTCGTAGTGTCATTGTAGTGGGGATTATCACCCCACCCCAACGCTTGTAGTGCCTGCTGAACATCGTAGCTTTCCGAAAGCGTAAAAACAACCCTCATCTTCTCCTGAAACTCCTCCGCCCTCACAATTCCTGTTAGAATGCTGGAAATTAACAATATACCAAATACAAAGCTTAGCAGCCTCTTTCCCATCCTCCCTCACCCCTCCACTCCATAATCCAGCCCTATTGCCCCAACAAGGCTTAATGTCAAAATCAAGTTCTGAACGTTGTTCTTGAACGCTTCAAGAAGAGCGAAGTTGCTTTGCTTCAACAGAGCGAACAGAAAACTCAACAAGAGCATATCGTATATCAGCACGCGCCAGCCAGCCGAGAAGGGCCTAATGTTAATTATGTTGCGATTCCCCTTGTTAGTCAAGCCCCAATGAAGCAATATACCTCCAACAGAACCTATAGCAATGGAAGTCTTGTCCATGATCGGCCATGCAATTTTATACCAGAGACCCAAGATCACTAAGAATATCAAGAGCTGTAGAAGGCTCTTAGCGTTCATACTGACACCACCTTTCTTGCTTTTGATAATTCGGCAATAGTTTGCTGTAGTTCACGCTCTACTCTGATTTTCTCTTCGAGAATGCGATGATACTCCTGCTCAAGCCTTGCCTTCCTCTTCTTCAACTTCCTAAGCCTCTTCTCCAACCTCTCGATAGAGTCCATACTATCACCCCGCGGAGGGTGGCCCAAAATAAGAGAATAGGGCGCAAATATTTAAGAATATTTAAAAGAGGCTTAATAACCCCTTAATAAGGAGTATATAAAAAATCAAGCCTTTGGTCTAACAACCGAGTCATAATATAGCCTTCTAACGGCCATTCTAACTACCGCTGACTTGTTTATTCCAAGAGACTTTGAAAGCATCTCTATCATTTCATGCGTCTCTCTATCCATACTAAAAGACCACACATAACTTCCCCTCTTCTCCTTATTCTCCTTACGGGCCACCCTCCGCCACCTCCTCTCATTTTTCATATTTCACGATAAGATATGAGAGTTCTGAAGCAAAGAGCACAACAAGCGTGAAAAGCATCACAAGAGTGGCAAACACGAAAACAAAACTAACAAGAGACAAGATCACCCCTCATCACCCTCTAAGATCTCTACTTGTAATTATATATAAGATTTATGCAAATCAGACATAAAACTTACCCCTATCATGAATATAGTCCTGTATAAAACATATATATAGAGACCAGAAATAATGCAAAAAAAGAGCTTAAATAGAAAGTGATAGTAACAAAAACAAAGTGCTAAAATGAAATGGAGATGAGAGAATGGGGGCGGACGTCATTAGTTTTAGTGTTACCCTTCCAAAAAAACTTTACGAAAAACTAGAACGACTTGTCGAGGAAGGTTATTACACAAGTAAAAAAGAAGCGATAGTCAAGGCCCTATGGAGCGAAATCGAGAGAATAGAAGAAGAGCGAAGAAAAAAAGGACTACCACCACTTTAAATAATATCCTCAAAATCCTCGATTCCGCCGAGATAGAACTCATTGACTGCGTCATAAAGAGCCTTGACCCAGCCGAAGAACCGTTTTGACAGCTCTACCATCCCGTTTTCCTTTCTTAGCAGTCCAGCTTTTACCAAGGATCCTAGGACTCTACGATATTGCATATAGTATTTGTTGAAAGAAGTTCCGAACCGCTCTGCAAAGTCTAAACTAATCTCCCTGTTCCTCTTCGTTCTGGAATACATTTCATCATAGCGCTTATAGTTGTCAAGAAGCTCCTCAATGTTCACAGGGTCAAGGTGCTCGTAGTAGTAGTATTCCTTAAGATACTCCAAAACCAAGAGAGGCCAATCCTCAACATGCCAAGGACCTTGGCGGGCCCTTCTAATCAAAAACATTGCCCATCTTTGATAGTAGTCCTGCTTTGGAAACATCATCTTGACAATATCCTCCATCGCTCTTGGTTTTGCCCTCCAATCAAAATATAGAACCGCTTTATCCTTCCGCTCGTATTTCTTCTCCTTCTTATTCTTCTTTGCCTTAGCCATGCGAACCACCATATAACCAAAATCGTTAAACCATTTAAATGTTTTGGTTATAGACTTGGCAGCTCACCAACTTTCCTATAACCAATTTTGGTTATATGACCCCCTTGGGTCATGACCCCAAAACCTTCCTTGGATCATCTGGGGAAAGAAAAGAAGGAAAGGCAATATAACCAATTTTGGTTATATTCTAATAATCCTCCTCATCCTCATATTCATCATAATAGAACCATCTCCTCCCATTGCTCCTGAATGCCCCATTCTCAATGAGTGCCCAAAGAAATGCCTCTCTAAGAATGTCAGCCATGTTGTGGTGGATAATTCCAGCTATCGAACCAATTGAAGCCCTTACCTTCCAGCTCTCCCAAAGCGATGGGACACTTGATCCATCAAAAGGATCCCCAAACGGAAAAGGCATAATGTCCACCAGCCGGCCCCTCATCTGCTTGAGATCCAGAAGCCGCAACTCATGCTCTTTGAGGAACTCCCCACCTATCTTGTAACCCAACCACTTTTCCTCAAACGATGAATAAAAAGCCCAAATAGTTGAACCCTTGAATTCTTCAAGATCTTTCTTAAGGTTCTCGATCAGCTCCTCTTCCGTACCATTGAGGCGAATGACCACCCAAGCCTTGGAGCCGGCAACAATGCCATAACTCACTAGTTCGTCCGTTTCAGGCTCCAACCCTGTTGTCTCCAAGTCCAAGATAATGTTGCCTTCGGGCAAAACGTAACCCAGGAACACCAAATGTACAATATTGTACCGCCAGATCCCCTTTACCCAGCACTAACACTATGTTTCAAACTCTCCAATATTGCTTCAAGCTCTCTCGCGAGGTACTTATTCATGTGATCCCTCAGCTTTGTAAGAATAAATTCCATAACCGGAACAATGTCCTCATTTTCTGGATCTGTCTCAGCCTCAGCTACAATTCTGAGCTTGAACTTCTTTGCTAATTCATCCCTGACATCCTTCGGAGCTCGTTTGAGTAATAATTTCCTTGAAAGTATTGTAAGCCTCCTCTTAATCCTCTTGAGTGCCTTCTCTTTGACCTTCTGAATTGCGTCACCAAGTCCAAGCTCTTTCTCAGCTATTTCAATTCTCGCCTTTACCATTTCCTCAAGGAGAGCATTTCTGAATTGAACCAACGAAGCCCCAAAGGTCCTAACACGCTTTAGAAGCCCAATCTCCTCAAGCATCTTGACGACTTCGCGAATTCTCCTCTCAGAATAGTGTAGCTCCTGGGCCAGCTTCTTTAGATCCACCCAGCCATTTAGAGTCACAAGCTTTAGAACCGCCCTGGCCAAATCATTCTGGATAGCCCTTCCAAATGCTTCATTCTCCTTTATCTTCTCTATCTGTATCCCCAACTGCTCATTCCACGTTGGAAAGTCTATCAGCCTCACGGTCTTTTCTGGGCGCATGTCTGGCTTGAAATGATCATCCTCCAGGAGATTACCCTTCTGAACCCCCGTTTTCGCCAATATAGAGATTACAAGAGAGTCCAAGAAGTCCCTCAGCTCGCCCTCTAACGCCAATGGGATCCTGTCACTCAGCTTGGGATCAACGCCAGCCTCAATCTTGAAGCTGTTCCTCAAGTTCTCCGGAGCATTAGCTGACTCCCAGTCCTTTAGCCTGTAGATTTTTATGTAGAATGCCAAGTCAAGATGTTTAAGGCTTTCAGGAAGAAGGCTCTCATCCTTAAACGTTACCTTGTAGAACTTGTAAGCGTCCTCTTCTGTGTCTTGATGAGCCTTCACCTTTGTCCTGGGCTTGTCTCTAAGCCAAAATTCGAAGGACCGTAAAGTCTGAGCCACAGGACGCTCGACGCTAATGCTTACCCTAATGTGCCTCTCTAATGTTATTATGTTGCTATCCCCTTCCCGTATTTCGCCCAAGTAGGCCGTATTAATGTCGAGCCTCTTGAAGATCTTAGCCAGGAGTTCGAGTATTTCATCCCAATCCATATATGAGCTTTGAATGTAAAGAAGAGTAGCCTCATCACGACCCTCCGGGAGCTTCCACCTGTGGAACTCCCCATTTCTGCGGTACCACATATTTTTCAGCCTGGGCTTTATTGTTACAACAAGCTTCCTGTGGCCTATCTGATCTCTCGCATCAATCACATACTCAAAAAGACGCTTATACTCGCCATCCTCATGGCGATACAGGCCAGACTTCTTGGAATAGAACCTAACATCGAAGTGATCAACAGTGAATTCCCTGTCTCCCTCCTGTTTCCAGGCATCAATAGCCGCAAAATAGAGCATCCTCGTGGTCACGACATTCCTCTGACTTCCATGTGTGACAGGCTCAACGAATCTAATCAGGTTCTCATCAGAATACGAAACCTTATTAACTTGTTTGACCGACTCCATAATGACCGACCTCCTCGGAGGTTTCACTACCCGCTGCACTAGGCCCCACTTTCCCTTTTACCTCTTGTTCAGAAGCTTCAAGAGCACGGAGAAATTCTATAATCTTCTCCCCAGTCTTAGGCCCATACGACCATGTTTCCCCTGTAGAAGTTATCGTAAACAGCCACTTCTTGTCATGGGCATCATACTTTGCAATGACTCTTCCACCGAGCAACTGCACTACCCGCTGCACTAGGCCCCACCACTATTACTTCATAAATTATGGTATATAAAGTTTGCGAATAAATTCCGCTAAGTTTTTTAGCACAATTGCATGACTATGCAAATTGCTTACCACAATTTATAGTAGTCCTACCCCTGTGTCCTACTCCTGATCCCCTCAAAGTCGGTGAAATTTTCGCCGACCCCCCTTTGGGGGTGTAGCCAAAGAGGCCACGACCACCCTGAAAACCCGCGCCGGCCCAGGCCCAAAACCCGGCCCGAGAACCAGCCCCATGTTGGCACTATGTATTTGGCAATGGTATCGCCGAATTCCCTTTAGCGTTCATCTGGCCATGCAGGGAGAAGCCCCCTCCGACGTAAATCCTGCCTGATTAGATCTCTAAGGTAATCAGCCACTGAATTATAGCCTTCCTCTTCTACAATCTTCTCAATCCTCTCTCTTGTCTTCTTATCAACGCGAACAATCAAAATCTCAGTATATTTGTTCGCCACAGCCCTCACCATTGTTCTTTTAAGCGATTCTGATTATTATACATGCGTATTCTATTTAGATTCTGTTGAGAATACAAATCCTTAACATAACAAATGCACAATTTTACTTTATGATCCGAGAGAAATTGCGACGGTGGCTTGGCATTGAAGAGAACGCTTCAGAACTCACTAAACTAAAGAATGAGCTTTCTCTCTTGCGAGAGACGCTTAATGCTCAAATCTCTCAACTCCGTTCTGAGATTGAAGAAAAACTAAAAGATAAAGTTGAGAGAGAAGAGCTAAACGAACTCATTTTCAGACTCGACGAGCTTGAGCGAGAAATCAGACTTCTTGAGAAGTACTCCCTGCCCCGAACCCATATTGAAGGCATCTCTCAAGAAGAGATACTAAAAGAGAAAATCATGGATATTCTCTCCGCAAGAGAAGAGATAACAATCTCAGAACTTCAATCTCTCATGGGTTGTGGCTGGAAAAAGCTGTATCAACTTCTTAGGGAGCTGGAGAAGGAAGGACGGCTGAGAAGAGAGAAGAAAAAGGGCCGTGTTATCATTAAGTGCCCCTAATTATATTCGGAAATAGCTCTTCATTTTCTTTTATGATAACTTTCAACAGTCTTACTGCCCTTTCTATTGATACTGTTACTTCTGGTTGATAACTCCTCTCATAGGCCTTCTTGAGTTCTCTCAGCACTTCTTTCATCAGCTCTGCATTGATCCTTGCGCTCTTTCCAATGTACCTTCTCTTCTTTTTCACTTCTTCCTGGGGAACTTCCTGGGGTACGTCTTTTTCTTCTTTGGTGCTCTCCTCAATGTCTATCTTGATGTTCATCTGCTCGGCTATTTGGTTGAATACGTCTTTAGCAGAAACTTGCTCGCTCATAGCTCAAAGTCCCTCCAAATGTCATCCTTCTTGCTCATGTCTATTAACGCGACTTCTCCTCCCTCAGCAATCTTAAATTTCTCTTCTTTCCTTCTCTCGTTTCTGGCCTTCTCAAGCAACTTGTAGCTCTTCATGTATGGGTTGATTTTGAGTGCTGAGTTCACGAGCTCTTTCATCTCCTGCTCGATCAGTGTCTTTACGAGCTCTTCTAGTGTCGTTGCTTTTGCGTAAACTGCTTCGAAGAGTGCTTTTTCATCTTCGTGTTCAAATGGTGGGACGGCTATTCTCCCGTATGGGCTTTCTCTTATCTCGCTTGCTTCCACTATTATGGTGTGGTCCAGGACAGGTAAGTGGACAAAGGGCTCGAAGCCCCATAGGACCTTCAAGTGTTTGTACCTTGCAACTGTCCTTGTGATGGCCATGAAGAATTCGTCTAACCAGGAGGGGGCCCTAGGTAGATAAGCAATAGCAACAAGCCCGTTTGGAGCTAAGGCCACTCCTTGAACATAACCAAGTGTCATGACTTCTTTACGGCGAGTTTCTGGCCTCTTGAACAATATTTTGAGAACGGTGTGGTGGGTTTTCTTGAAGTCGAGCTGTTTGAATACGTCCTCATATGTTTCTTTCTCAACTCTGTACTCCTCCAGGGGAGTTTCCTCTCTGGCTATCCTTTCAACTCTCTCTTCTGCAATCGGAACTAACTTCTCCTCAACAAAATTTTCTCTCTTCGGGAGGCCTCCTTCACGTCTTTTCTTCTTTCCAAAAAGCCTGAACATGCTCAACACCTCCTAGAGGGTTTGGGAAGGGCGGAAATGAATTCTCTCTGTGAAAAACTTATTATAAATAAAATATCCTTTCCCACGCTCTTTTCTTTTCAAAAACTCGACTTCTTCTGGAGATTTTGCAACAATGCGTTCAAATTTTATGTCGAAGTCTGGAACAACTTTTTTGAGAAGTGCATAGTCATCTGCACTTGCAAGGGTTCCAAGAATGGCTATGTGGCTTGCACCATAGACAATTTCAGATGGTAGGCTGTGTAGATATTGCGTTGCAACGAAAAAGTTTACTTGGTTTGATCTTCCTTCTCTAAAGAGTTTTGCAATTATGTTTCTTCCCCAATGGGTGCGGAGGTAGTTTTGTATCTCATCACCTGCTATGAAGACTGCGGTTTCTTTTTCTTGAACGTACTCTTTCAGAACCCACTCTATGACTTTCTTGAAGATAATGTTTTTTGCGGACTCTGTTAGATCCGAGTTTTGGCTAAAATCAATGATGTTTATCTTTGTATTGTCTATGTGGCTGAAAAGGTCTTCTCCTTTTACTTTCAGCCACCTTATCTTTTTCAGACTTTTAGAAACGTTATAAACTCCCCATAAGCTCGTCGGTGGCTTTTTATTCTCAACTTCGAGAAATTCGAGCATTTCATCATATATCCTTTTTGCTTCGATGCTCAACTCATCTGGATCTCTTACTTTTTCCTCATCCCATGCTGTCTTTATTATCTGAGCATA
The window above is part of the Pyrococcus kukulkanii genome. Proteins encoded here:
- a CDS encoding ribbon-helix-helix domain-containing protein; protein product: MGADVISFSVTLPKKLYEKLERLVEEGYYTSKKEAIVKALWSEIERIEEERRKKGLPPL
- a CDS encoding DUF7845 domain-containing protein; its protein translation is MESVKQVNKVSYSDENLIRFVEPVTHGSQRNVVTTRMLYFAAIDAWKQEGDREFTVDHFDVRFYSKKSGLYRHEDGEYKRLFEYVIDARDQIGHRKLVVTIKPRLKNMWYRRNGEFHRWKLPEGRDEATLLYIQSSYMDWDEILELLAKIFKRLDINTAYLGEIREGDSNIITLERHIRVSISVERPVAQTLRSFEFWLRDKPRTKVKAHQDTEEDAYKFYKVTFKDESLLPESLKHLDLAFYIKIYRLKDWESANAPENLRNSFKIEAGVDPKLSDRIPLALEGELRDFLDSLVISILAKTGVQKGNLLEDDHFKPDMRPEKTVRLIDFPTWNEQLGIQIEKIKENEAFGRAIQNDLARAVLKLVTLNGWVDLKKLAQELHYSERRIREVVKMLEEIGLLKRVRTFGASLVQFRNALLEEMVKARIEIAEKELGLGDAIQKVKEKALKRIKRRLTILSRKLLLKRAPKDVRDELAKKFKLRIVAEAETDPENEDIVPVMEFILTKLRDHMNKYLARELEAILESLKHSVSAG
- a CDS encoding DUF977 family protein gives rise to the protein MIREKLRRWLGIEENASELTKLKNELSLLRETLNAQISQLRSEIEEKLKDKVEREELNELIFRLDELEREIRLLEKYSLPRTHIEGISQEEILKEKIMDILSAREEITISELQSLMGCGWKKLYQLLRELEKEGRLRREKKKGRVIIKCP